One genomic segment of Burkholderia pyrrocinia includes these proteins:
- a CDS encoding LysR family transcriptional regulator: MTPDQLITFAAVAEHLNISHAAVALHLSQPAVSGQLRLLQDEFGEPLYQRDGRGIRLTPVGEQLAQYAKAQRDTFAQARAFRDAVRGLEAGTLRIGASTTPASYLLPYLIAAFQPRAPRVTIHTMSGNTADVVAALPSLDIAMIEGPPGEALPPGTTVHAWHEDEIVAIVPAGHPLAAPGYDAGVTLDALAPHPLVLREEGSGVRQLVERAFAHGGAPMRVALEIAGVEAVKEAVRAGMGVGFVSAMSLRHQDVALVLRSLAPAPLTRHFSILVPHGGAPSRVAAQFLEMSLAQDLA; this comes from the coding sequence ATGACCCCGGATCAACTGATAACGTTCGCGGCCGTCGCCGAACACCTGAACATCAGCCACGCCGCCGTGGCGCTGCACCTGTCGCAGCCGGCCGTGTCGGGCCAGTTGCGGCTGCTGCAGGACGAATTCGGCGAGCCGCTGTACCAGCGCGACGGCCGCGGCATCCGCCTGACGCCGGTCGGCGAACAGCTCGCGCAATACGCGAAGGCGCAGCGCGACACGTTCGCGCAGGCGCGCGCGTTTCGCGACGCGGTGCGCGGCCTCGAGGCCGGCACGCTGAGGATCGGCGCGAGCACGACGCCGGCGAGCTACCTGCTGCCGTACCTGATCGCGGCGTTCCAGCCGCGTGCGCCGCGCGTGACGATCCATACGATGAGCGGCAATACGGCCGACGTGGTCGCCGCGCTGCCGTCGCTCGACATCGCGATGATCGAAGGGCCGCCCGGCGAGGCGCTGCCGCCCGGCACGACCGTGCATGCGTGGCACGAGGACGAGATCGTCGCGATCGTGCCGGCCGGTCATCCGCTGGCCGCGCCCGGCTACGATGCGGGCGTGACGCTCGATGCGCTTGCCCCGCACCCGCTCGTGCTGCGCGAGGAAGGCTCCGGCGTGCGGCAGCTGGTCGAGCGCGCGTTCGCGCACGGCGGCGCGCCGATGCGCGTCGCGCTCGAGATCGCGGGCGTCGAGGCCGTGAAGGAGGCCGTGCGTGCCGGGATGGGCGTCGGGTTCGTGTCCGCGATGTCGCTGCGTCACCAGGATGTGGCGCTCGTACTGCGCTCGCTCGCGCCCGCGCCGCTCACGCGTCATTTCTCCATCCTCGTGCCGCACGGCGGCGCGCCATCGCGGGTCGCCGCGCAATTCCTCGAAATGAGTCTCGCGCAGGACCTCGCCTAA
- a CDS encoding sugar phosphate isomerase/epimerase family protein, which produces MADIVIVASAFGMDRVRQEGHSAFVATAAAAGATGFEVRRELFASDDDAAPGALAVLGAQLAGHGLWSVYSTPASLYTETGALDADALRDALAEADALGARFVKFQLGGFAGEAHAADIVALSRGARARVVVENGQLSVGGALAQFRGLFQALGEAGMPDALGMTFDIGNWQWPGEAPLDCAQVLAPHVEYIHCKAVEGEGARRFAAAPVPNDPLVTGVLAALPQHAPRGIEFPFDAADLAGDACRRVAWLATA; this is translated from the coding sequence ATGGCAGACATCGTGATCGTGGCGAGCGCATTCGGGATGGACCGCGTGCGTCAGGAGGGCCACAGCGCATTCGTCGCGACCGCGGCGGCAGCCGGTGCGACCGGTTTCGAGGTGCGGCGCGAGCTGTTCGCGTCGGACGACGACGCGGCACCTGGCGCGCTGGCCGTGCTCGGCGCGCAACTGGCCGGGCACGGGCTGTGGTCGGTCTATTCGACGCCGGCCTCGCTGTACACGGAAACGGGCGCGCTCGACGCCGACGCATTGCGCGACGCGCTCGCGGAAGCCGACGCGCTCGGCGCGCGCTTCGTGAAATTCCAGCTCGGGGGCTTCGCCGGCGAGGCCCATGCGGCCGACATCGTCGCGCTGTCGCGCGGCGCGCGTGCGCGCGTGGTGGTCGAGAACGGCCAGCTTTCGGTCGGCGGCGCGCTCGCGCAGTTTCGCGGGCTGTTCCAGGCGCTGGGCGAGGCGGGCATGCCCGACGCGCTCGGGATGACGTTCGACATCGGCAACTGGCAGTGGCCGGGCGAAGCGCCGCTCGACTGCGCGCAGGTGCTCGCGCCGCATGTGGAATACATTCATTGCAAGGCCGTCGAGGGCGAGGGCGCGCGCCGTTTCGCGGCGGCGCCGGTGCCGAACGACCCGCTCGTGACCGGTGTGCTCGCGGCGCTGCCGCAGCATGCGCCGCGCGGCATCGAGTTTCCGTTCGACGCGGCCGACCTGGCCGGCGATGCATGCCGGCGCGTCGCGTGGCTCGCGACCGCGTGA
- a CDS encoding sugar kinase codes for MKAALDVVTYGEAMAMFVATEPGHLAHAAQFTKRIAGADLNVAIGLSRLGFRVGWMSRVGRDSFGGYVLDTLAREGIDASCVTVDPRYPTGFQLKSRNDDGSDPTVEYFRKGSAASHLSCDDYVADYVLGARHLHLTGVAPAISATSCELAFQLAREMRAAGKTISFDPNLRPTLWPSADAMAKTLNALATLADWVLPGVAEGRQLTGHDTPADIAGFYLAQGARGVVIKLGEQGAYFRMADGREGTVAGERVERVVDTVGAGDGFAVGVVSALLEGRSVEQAVARGNRIGALAIQVIGDSEGLPTRDALDRIENVSNRADRLEETVTAQ; via the coding sequence ATGAAAGCAGCACTCGATGTCGTGACCTACGGCGAAGCGATGGCGATGTTCGTCGCGACCGAGCCCGGTCATCTCGCGCATGCGGCGCAATTCACGAAGCGGATCGCGGGCGCCGACCTGAACGTCGCGATCGGCCTGTCGCGGCTCGGCTTCCGGGTCGGCTGGATGAGCCGCGTCGGCCGCGATTCGTTCGGCGGCTACGTGCTCGACACGCTGGCGCGCGAAGGCATCGACGCGTCGTGCGTGACCGTCGATCCGCGTTACCCGACCGGTTTCCAGTTGAAGTCGCGCAACGACGACGGCAGCGACCCGACCGTCGAATATTTCCGCAAGGGCTCGGCCGCGAGCCACCTGTCGTGCGACGACTACGTGGCCGACTACGTGCTCGGCGCGCGCCACCTGCACCTGACGGGTGTCGCGCCGGCGATCTCCGCGACGTCGTGCGAACTCGCGTTCCAGCTCGCGCGCGAGATGCGCGCGGCCGGCAAGACGATCTCGTTCGACCCGAACCTGCGCCCGACGCTGTGGCCGTCCGCGGACGCGATGGCGAAGACGCTGAACGCGTTGGCCACGCTCGCCGACTGGGTGCTGCCGGGCGTCGCCGAGGGGCGGCAGCTCACCGGGCACGATACGCCGGCCGACATCGCGGGCTTTTATCTCGCGCAGGGCGCGCGCGGCGTCGTGATCAAGCTCGGCGAGCAAGGCGCGTACTTCCGGATGGCCGACGGCCGCGAAGGCACGGTCGCGGGCGAGCGCGTCGAGCGCGTCGTCGACACGGTCGGCGCCGGCGACGGCTTCGCGGTCGGCGTGGTCAGCGCGCTGCTGGAAGGCCGGAGCGTCGAGCAGGCCGTCGCGCGCGGCAACCGGATCGGCGCGCTCGCGATCCAGGTGATCGGCGATTCGGAAGGCCTGCCGACGCGCGACGCACTTGATCGGATCGAAAATGTCAGCAATCGCGCCGATCGCTTAGAGGAAACCGTCACCGCGCAATGA